The following coding sequences are from one Carassius auratus strain Wakin chromosome 47, ASM336829v1, whole genome shotgun sequence window:
- the mettl21a gene encoding protein N-lysine methyltransferase METTL21A: MALVPYDENLVPALSKLHQTSAEFHLANHRIRLSQDWNRLGVAAVVWDAAVVLCMFLEMGKVDLKGKRVIELGAGTGLVGIVAALLGANVTITDREPALEFLAANVRENIPPSQQGAVQVSELTWGENLHLYPTGSFDLILGADIVYLEETFPALLQTLEHLSSENTVVVLSCRIRYERDERFLVELRQRFSVQEVHYDSQRDIHVYRAVKNTANTEL; this comes from the exons ATGGCTTTGGTGCCCTATGATGAGAATCTAGTGCCTGCGCTGTCGAAACTGCACCAGACTTCAGCTGAATTTCATCTGGCCAATCACAGGATCAGACTCAGCCAGGACTGGAACCGATTGGGTGTCGCTGCTGTGGTCTGGGACGCA GCAGTAGTGCTCTGCATGTTCCTGGAGATGGGAAAGGTGGATCTGAAAGGAAAGAGAGTTATTGAGCTTGGAGCCGGCACAGGTTTGGTGGGCATTGTAGCTGCTCTTCTTG GAGCCAATGTGACAATTACAGACCGAGAGCCTGCATTGGAGTTTCTGGCTGCGAATGTGCGTGAAAACATTCCTCCCAGCCAGCAGGGGGCGGTACAGGTGTCTGAACTCACCTGGGGTGAGAATCTCCATCTATATCCCACAGGCAGCTTCGATTTGATCCTGGGAGCCGACATTGTTTACCTGGAGGAGACGTTTCCCGCCCTCCTGCAGACTCTTGAACACCTGAGCTCGGAGAACACGGTGGTGGTGTTGTCCTGTCGGATTCGTTACGAGCGCGACGAGCGCTTCCTCGTGGAGCTACGACAGAGGTTCTCTGTGCAAGAGGTCCATTATGACTCTCAAAGGGACATTCACGTCTACAGAGCGGTGAAGAACACTGCAAACACTGAACTGTAA